In a single window of the Denitromonas sp. genome:
- a CDS encoding TraX family protein has translation MTTRTWRAPLRAPALAFTDGRLEAVKWLALLCMLLDHVNKYLLAGAEPALFALGRLALPLFGFVLAYNLARPGALARGAYRRLLPRLAAFGALASPFFIALGGLGWGWWPLNIMFTLFVAAAVLWLVEVRSSSAIAGAIVLFLVGGLFVEFWWPALAYILAAWLYCRRPTWLRMVGWLGAAASLYLINDNLWAVAAVPALFLFAGAPVALPRARWIFYAFYPAHLAALWGARALLS, from the coding sequence ATGACGACCCGCACCTGGCGGGCGCCGCTTCGCGCACCGGCCCTTGCCTTCACTGATGGTCGCCTCGAGGCGGTCAAATGGCTCGCCCTCCTGTGCATGCTGCTCGACCACGTGAACAAGTACCTGTTGGCCGGCGCCGAGCCGGCGCTGTTCGCGCTCGGGCGGCTCGCCCTGCCCTTGTTTGGCTTCGTGCTGGCCTACAACCTGGCGCGGCCGGGCGCGCTGGCGCGCGGCGCTTATCGGCGCCTCTTGCCGCGCTTGGCCGCCTTCGGCGCGCTCGCCTCACCTTTCTTCATTGCGCTCGGCGGGCTCGGCTGGGGGTGGTGGCCGCTCAACATCATGTTCACGCTGTTCGTGGCCGCGGCGGTCCTGTGGCTGGTCGAGGTGCGCAGCTCATCGGCGATCGCCGGGGCGATCGTGCTGTTCCTGGTTGGCGGTCTGTTCGTCGAATTCTGGTGGCCTGCCCTCGCCTACATTCTCGCCGCGTGGCTCTACTGCCGGCGGCCTACGTGGCTGCGCATGGTGGGATGGCTCGGCGCCGCGGCCTCGCTCTACCTGATCAACGACAACTTGTGGGCGGTGGCCGCGGTCCCGGCGCTCTTCCTGTTCGCCGGCGCGCCGGTGGCGCTACCGCGCGCGCGCTGGATCTTCTACGCCTTCTATCCGGCGCACCTAGCGGCCCTGTGGGGCGCGCGCGCGCTGCTTTCATGA
- a CDS encoding zeta toxin family protein → MDEANRYRLSPEQHERIFREDIVPELTAHLRGAERPAAVVLGGQPGAGKSAMQSAAEKEFKGRGGALAIVGDDLRAYHPEYRALLQQNDKTAAYYTDRDSGQWVEKLIAYAKDQRFNLVIEGTMRVPEKVAATLTDLRGAGYAVEARAIAVNERLSTLGIHQRYEKMVADRGHGRFTVPAAHEAAYRAMPSTLEMIERERQADRVAVYARGGVQLYENTLQDGQWSRAPGAREAVDAERARPWSSAERQDYAAGWNRVVEQMTARSAPAAELDHARGLRAAAYLETDAPALHRTAAQEHVALVARARTEDERAGLEGAMRDGVQRSPDYRLELVRQDRAAAERAGVTVREALANESYRGRLAEGAAGAVLQARDDRPSEVVVHDRQRIANDVSRLHGKEAEIRYVGDIGIAQEWARSAERHQVRELARNEHGAERER, encoded by the coding sequence ATGGACGAGGCGAACCGCTACCGACTTTCCCCTGAACAGCACGAACGGATCTTCCGGGAGGACATCGTTCCGGAGCTGACCGCGCACTTGCGCGGCGCCGAGCGGCCGGCGGCCGTGGTTCTCGGCGGCCAGCCGGGCGCCGGGAAGTCGGCGATGCAAAGCGCGGCTGAGAAGGAATTCAAGGGCCGCGGTGGCGCCCTGGCGATCGTGGGCGACGACCTGCGCGCCTACCATCCCGAATATCGCGCGCTGCTGCAGCAGAACGACAAGACCGCCGCCTACTACACCGACCGGGATTCCGGGCAGTGGGTCGAGAAGCTGATCGCCTATGCCAAGGACCAGCGCTTTAACCTGGTCATCGAGGGCACTATGCGCGTGCCTGAGAAGGTGGCGGCGACGCTGACCGATCTGCGTGGCGCCGGCTACGCCGTCGAGGCGCGCGCGATCGCCGTCAATGAACGCCTGTCGACCCTTGGCATTCACCAGCGCTACGAGAAGATGGTGGCAGACCGTGGCCACGGCCGGTTCACCGTGCCCGCCGCGCATGAGGCCGCGTACCGGGCGATGCCCAGCACGCTCGAAATGATCGAACGTGAGCGCCAGGCTGATCGCGTCGCCGTCTATGCCCGCGGAGGCGTGCAGCTCTACGAGAACACGCTCCAGGACGGCCAGTGGTCGCGCGCTCCCGGTGCGCGCGAAGCCGTCGACGCCGAACGGGCGCGGCCCTGGTCCTCGGCCGAGCGTCAGGACTACGCCGCCGGCTGGAATCGTGTGGTCGAGCAGATGACCGCCCGCTCGGCGCCGGCCGCGGAGCTTGATCACGCCCGCGGCTTGCGCGCCGCGGCCTATCTCGAGACGGATGCGCCGGCGCTGCATCGCACCGCGGCGCAGGAGCATGTCGCGCTGGTCGCCCGGGCGCGCACGGAGGACGAACGCGCCGGCCTCGAGGGGGCGATGCGCGACGGGGTGCAACGCTCGCCCGACTACCGCCTCGAGCTTGTGCGCCAGGATCGCGCGGCGGCCGAGCGCGCCGGCGTGACTGTCCGCGAAGCCCTAGCGAACGAAAGCTACCGTGGTCGGCTCGCCGAAGGCGCCGCCGGCGCAGTGCTGCAGGCGCGTGACGATCGCCCCTCGGAGGTCGTGGTGCACGATCGGCAGCGGATCGCGAACGATGTTTCCCGTCTGCATGGGAAAGAGGCCGAGATTCGCTATGTGGGCGACATCGGCATCGCGCAGGAGTGGGCGCGTTCGGCCGAACGCCACCAGGTGCGCGAGCTCGCGCGCAACGAGCACGGGGCCGAGCGCGAGCGATAG